CTCTCGTCCGGATGATCACCGCCGTCCGATTCCCTGGCTTCTGAACAAAGCCTTTGACTTTGGTTGACCCCAAATTAGTCTCAAAGTCTTTCTCTCCGAGGATCACAGCCACGTCAGCATCTCCGTAGTAAAACCCCAGCTTTCCGTTAGGGTTTCTGAAGTCGAGCATCGTCGTCGCGTCCGCCGTCAGAAACGACCAGCCGTCGTCTGTTTTCCCGCTGGAAAAGTTGAAGTTGCTGGTTCTGAAAGAGGCGAGGCGGAGGACGGGGAGTTTCGGGCTGTACCAAAGGAAAAAAACAGCGCCGGcgacgaggaggaggagaagaatcACGGCGACCACTATACAGAAGCAGCAGCAGAAGACGCGGCAGCGGCTCCAGCGACGTTTCTTCTCGGGGTAGAGTGAGGCCGGATGCATAGGCCTCGGCCGACGGCGTGGAAGCGTCGCTGTTCCGGACGGCGTTTCAGATGCTGGTGGGTTCTGCTGATCACGGAATCCTGGAGGTTTCTGGAGTGCTGGTTTTAACGGTTTCTCCGCCGCATTTTCCTCATCGGTGGCGATGTTTGCCGTCTTTTGGTCCATGTTTACCCTAACTAATAAATTAGGTTTTCAAAAAGTggaatttataataaaaaaaagtattcaaaaactgaaatttttatgATGAATCAGAGCTTTTAGATACTTTCACTAAAATATAAGTTACGTTGATTCAGGAAAGAATATATCACATACCTATGAGGATTAATAAGGAACTGCACCCCACCCCCCCACGTTGTAACTTCAAACGTGCGTGCCGCTCGTCTTTATGGAATGCAAACTGATTGGCGTTTACTATCACAGCTTGCTTTTCTTGTACTATACGTAAGCGTCTCTGGAAATGCAATGACACATTATATGGACCGGCCGGCCGTGGCTAGTTAAGATAGTGACCACCATGTTTATATGAAACTATACAGCTCGCATCTTTGACCTTGTCTAAGGCTGGCTAAAATGTGTATGTCGCTAGATACGCCTTTATGAAAGTATACAGCTCGTTTATTTGACGTTTATAAACTTTGGCTTTGTTATGTTTtaagaataatataatatacaCAAGGAATCACGTAAAATACATTATCTGTTTGTGTTGTCATCACATAATAATTTGAACTATATATGTCGTGAAATATATCTATAGGAAATGGTGGATCTTCTCGTCTCTAAACGAATGAATGTCAAACGTGAGGGAAGCACGTCGACGATGTTCAAGGGCCCAGATTTATGGAACACGATAGCGTGTCACCACCACTGATTGGGCAGTGATATGATTATGGGCCTATATCTTTTTTTGAGCAAATTATGGGCCTATATCTAAAAATAAGTAAGAAAGGagtaattaaacagaaaaatgaAACAGAACGCGGGAACTGGTTGCAAAACAGAGGAAAATGAGTTGGATCATCGAGGGGCGAACTACAACGGCCAAATTTGGCATATCCCATtccttctttatttttcaatctcaacaagaaaacaaaaagtctCTCGTTTCTTTCGAAACCTAGggaactcttcttcttcttcttctttctcctctttTGTTGAGAcatgtattattaatatcttcctcctcctcctctgttttttatttatttttctacgTGATTTTCTCGTAGGTTATTTGAATAAGATTTTTGATAATTGTGGTGTTGGTATTATTAGACATCTCTGAGAATTTCGATTTCTAGGGTTTGTATTCCTGGGTCGAAATAGGGTTCTAGGAGGGCATACAAAGATGTGGGATTGAGATCTCCTTGGAGGTTGAGAGAGGGTTTGACGGAAATGAGTACAAAGGAGATAACAGGCAAGGATGTGAAAGCCACAGAGAAGAACAGGATTCGATACTCTTCAAGGCACATTAAACATCTTCCACCTGGAACCATTACTGAGTTTGAATGGAAGGATTACTGTCCCTTGGGCTTCAGGTAATCTTTTCATTCCATTGTTTCTTTAATCTTCTCAGCTAaggatatatataatatacactTTGTTTCAATTTTGTAGACTTGTGCAAGAGCTTGAGGATATTAACCATGCTGAATATTTGAAATCCATCTGTAATGATGAGACGTTAAGGAAGCTTTCTACTGGGAAAGTTGGTAATATGTTTCTTCTTTCCAAAGATGACCGCTTTCTCATCAAGATTCTTCGCAAATCCGAAATTAAGGTACTACTTTGCaaatttctttttgtcttttttttttaaaaggaatttATCTCATTTTGAGCCTTCTCATTTTTGTCTCCATGCTTTGGATAAATCTTCGCTTTCATGTAGGTAATACTAGAGATGTTGCCTGGCTACTACCAACATATTCATACAAACAGGTCTACCTTGTTGTCCAAGAACTATGGAGCTCATTCTCTCAAACCTATTGGAGGTGTTAAGGtaactaatttaaatttaaaaaaaaaacaatgaagtgccatatagaaatattttctatacaaaTATATTGCTTAATAAACATCTAATCTTATGTCCGTGAGCAGACATATTTTGTGGTCATGTCAAACATACTGCAGTCAGATGTTTTTATGAACAAGGTCTATGATCTAAAGGGTTCATCACAAGGCCGGACTAACAAGAAGATCAAAGTGAGAGATAAGACCATACTTAAAGATATAGACCTTGATTTTCATTTCTACGTGGATTCCCTTGCCAGGCACCGCCTCATCAAGTGAGTTTTTTTTCCTCTGATTCTTCTCTCAGGGGGAATGATTTTAGATGCTCacaagatatttttttatcatcccACACAGGCAGACAAAGCTAGATTGTGAACTATTGGAAGATGAAGGGATAATGGATTATAGCTTAATGCTTGGTTTACAAGTTAAAGGTTCATGTCAAGGTAGAGTGAAAACTAAAGCATCTCATGTCTTTATTCTTGCCAAATGATAAGACATTTTATAGcttataataaattgttttatctGATCAACTTCCATACAGGCTCAACTGATGAATTAATCCCTGTATACGATAGCTTCACATCACTAGGTTAAAATCCCTCCCCATGTTTACCTTAATTCACTAGGAAAAGAATATATGAAACTGTACATACGTTTTTGGTCAATCTCGCAGGATCTGTTGACAGCAACAGCTCCAAGTTTATGAAGACAGCTACAAACTCTCCAGATAGTTCTTCAACAATGTATTCATGCACTCCAAGCAGAGGTGATTTTATATCCGTCCCTAAATGATATCTTTGTTTAAATACTATAAAGAGAAGCCTTCTCGtcatattttcatttgataCACAGACTCAATTGATAGTGAGGACTCCTCAGTGAATATACAATCCGTGGCAAGCATGTGTCCTAGTTCAGCACCAACGAACGCTTCTGATTCTCCACAAGGAAGCATTGTCTCCAAAACAACACCCACTAACATCTTCCAAAACAGGTAACCGAGTCTGACAATTTCTTGCTATTGTGTGGATACCAACTCTGTGTGAAAAATGGGGTTTTCTTGCAGCGCAAGCACAAACTTCGGCATGAGGATACCTGGACGAGCACGAAGGGTGGGGAGAGGAGAATCAGGGAAGACCGTTAAAGGAGGTGGAGAGGAATGGTACGACGTTATATTGTACCTTGGGATTATAGACATTTTCCAAGACTATGGTGTGAGAAAACGCATTGAACATTGTGTCAAGTCTATTCAACACAGCTCTAAGACTATTTCAGCCGTCCATCCCAAGATTTACTCTTCTCGTTTCCAAGACTTTGTCTCTCAGATCTTCTTACCGGACGAAGATATTTCTAATTGATTTTAACTACCATGTATTAATATTTCTACTTatttatctaatctattaaaactgaagtacaaatttaaaataacccTAACTTTTCCTAAAGAATTACAATCTCATGCCACTAGAAAATATTTTGCAATTAAAGAAGTAAATTTGAATTACCAAAATCAAcgtgatttaatatattaactatacaaatatttattcaCAAATACTTAATCTCTACCAAATCATACATTAACTCAACCAAATCAACGTGACTTCTTAGCTTTGTAAAACCTTACCCATTGTTTGATTGATTTTACTCGCAAGCAACCTTTCTCCACTTAGCAAATGAGTTTTAGTTGATTTGTTTTggaatttattttcttttctcaacCATAGCAAATGATTGAAGAGATTGATAAATCTATTGTCAAACCTTCGCCTAGATTCATTTGTATTGATTCTTATTAGGAGTTGAAATTTGTTATCTCATCTCTTAGATAATGGAACCTTAGTCTATGTGCTTTGAAACTCTTTTTAAGTGTCGTGGAACTCTTTTTTTGCTGTGAAACTCTTTTTTAATCTGTGTCTATGTGCTGTGAaacttttttgtttctctttgatGGAATGCACATTAGTTTGTGTCCCATTTATTTTCCCTGCAGCTAATGATGGTCTTGAGAGTTCATTTGTTggattgaagaaaaaaaaaagcccgTAAGTGTTTTGATGATTTGTGTCTTCTAAGTTACAGGTGGCTTGATGACTCTcattctcatattttttttttgttttgatggtTAGGTTGAAATTTCAAGCTCATTGAATGAAAGAAGTCTGGATGCTGATTTGGATTGTATTTTTAGATTGTTTTCTTTGCATATCATTAACTTTTTCTAGCGGAAAATGTTTTCCTGTCTGAAGCTTACAGAAAATACATTACGAGGAAGATGCAGAGGGAATATAATCAATAGATTTGCAGGTCAGCAATGTTACCCTGGGAGGGAAGTGATATGAGTTACATATATGACGAGGTGAATATATCTATAGTTGAATATATCAACTTTATGGATCTTTGCAAAGACATTCTCACGCTTTAACATGGCCTCCTCttcctttctcaaaaaaaaaatcaaaaacatggCTTCTGCCACATATTCATACTTATGGCTACGATAATTATTTGAGCTAATTGactaaattcaaaatattgttgTTGATCCAGTATCTTAACTAAACTAcgataattatttgaaaaagggTTTAATGTTGaagataattatttgaaaaaggtTTAGTGTTGAAGATAAACTATTATTTCAACTTTAACATGTTTACCAAACTAAACTAATCATCAAAAAGTAAttcatatatgaaaataattacgAGAACCACAATAATATTCAGGGACCATAAACAaacttagaaaatattaatcaaagaCCATATTTCCAATTTTACCTGCGTTATAGTTCCCAAGACTTAGTTAcaattttctgttatttttaaaatataataaatactccctccgtatCACTTTAAGAGGTGTTtagaggaatttttttttttgttttaaaatagttgATGTTATCACTATTCTAAGtagaatttaataatatttgaattttttgaccaattacaaaatactaagGCTTTTTCTTATTGGTCGAAgtaatttcatttaataatttttatataaccaagataaattgtatagaaatttgtattttcttaattcatgtgcaaaaatcttaaaaaatcaCAAACCGATACAAAAGGAGTATTAATTAGTGGTCATATCTCCAAAGTTAGTTAAGAAAATTTATCACTGTTTATTCTAATAAACTCTTATACTAAAAATTCAGGTTTCAGGGATCAAAAACTTCAgtctcattcagatatttctaaatttttgctTCAGATTTGATTCGTTTTTTTCGGATTTAAATtactcatttaaattaaatttaaatataaaatttattatatatctaaaatacttcggttcgaattCAGTTTCAATTtcttaaataccaaaattttgaataatttggatatttaatcaatttcggttcaggTTTGATACTATTTTTTGGATCGAGATCGGTTCAATTTTTTGGATTCGTTTTTTCTCAGTTCTAATATtgacaataaaaacaaatagaaacatactttataaaattacacccgcgcgggcgcgcgggtcaaaatctagtattcacTTATACATACAGCCTAGCCaatatttgtttacaaaaaaaaaacaaagtccacaactttttttttcctttttttttgacataaaTCGAAGgtcaatattttcattaaaaaggaatttTCATCTATtggtttaattatttatgtagACGTAATGTCAATTTAAAGGAAACtccataatttttctttttttttaaaacgctACCCTCCATCTCAAATTTCGAAGAAGCGGCCCAGCATTCGGCCCATTTCTGCTTTTAAGAATATAATTAGCCCATGTAAAACGCTACCCTCCATCTCAAATTTCGAAGAAGCGGCCCAGCATTCGGCCCATTTCTGCTTTTAAGAATATAATTAGCCCATGTCGGAAAGTAAATAGATAGGAGCGGTGCAAGCTTGACCACGTGTTGAAGGGTGATTATTGTAAGGAGAACGAAGAAGCGTGTCCAATTAGCCGACAGCTGAGGAATGAAAAGCTGAGTCGGCATCTATGTGAACAAGTCAAACCTCCGCCTCGCATGTTTGTGGGTTGTTTGACTTATTCACCATTCAAGAGCGCATGCTTCACTTTTTATTAACTATTATCTCCGCAAATTACCTTAACACATTTTCACTGCTCTTTACTATTGGTTtcataatttcaatttttcaatTGCGCATGCGAGATTACGTGACTAATATACTTTTTATGACAAAATATTCAAGTTTGCAAATTATTGAAtcaattactattattattatgtgcATGTATA
The Raphanus sativus cultivar WK10039 chromosome 1, ASM80110v3, whole genome shotgun sequence DNA segment above includes these coding regions:
- the LOC108858057 gene encoding phosphatidylinositol 4-phosphate 5-kinase 10; translation: MSTKEITGKDVKATEKNRIRYSSRHIKHLPPGTITEFEWKDYCPLGFRLVQELEDINHAEYLKSICNDETLRKLSTGKVGNMFLLSKDDRFLIKILRKSEIKVILEMLPGYYQHIHTNRSTLLSKNYGAHSLKPIGGVKTYFVVMSNILQSDVFMNKVYDLKGSSQGRTNKKIKVRDKTILKDIDLDFHFYVDSLARHRLIKQTKLDCELLEDEGIMDYSLMLGLQVKGSCQGSTDELIPVYDSFTSLGSVDSNSSKFMKTATNSPDSSSTMYSCTPSRDSIDSEDSSVNIQSVASMCPSSAPTNASDSPQGSIVSKTTPTNIFQNSASTNFGMRIPGRARRVGRGESGKTVKGGGEEWYDVILYLGIIDIFQDYGVRKRIEHCVKSIQHSSKTISAVHPKIYSSRFQDFVSQIFLPDEDISN
- the LOC108859680 gene encoding NDR1/HIN1-like protein 6 yields the protein MDQKTANIATDEENAAEKPLKPALQKPPGFRDQQNPPASETPSGTATLPRRRPRPMHPASLYPEKKRRWSRCRVFCCCFCIVVAVILLLLLVAGAVFFLWYSPKLPVLRLASFRTSNFNFSSGKTDDGWSFLTADATTMLDFRNPNGKLGFYYGDADVAVILGEKDFETNLGSTKVKGFVQKPGNRTAVIIRTRVRTLQVDDPTAKRLRAELKSKTLLVKVSAKTKVGLAVGSRRIVNMGVSLKCGGVRLLTLDSQMGKCTITILKWIKLRS